In Luteitalea sp., the genomic window GAGTACAGCTTCGGAAGTCATCATGGAATGCGATCGGATGGTGTGTCGCCCGATGGCGCGGCCTTCAGATTCTCCTCGAACAACTTCAAGATGCGCCGATATTCATCGGCCCAGCTCGTCTGTTCCTCGAACGAATGGTTTTCGGCGGGATACACGGCCAGCTCCCAGTTCTCTTTCCCGAGCTCGATCAACCGCTGGGCAAGGCGGACCGAGTCCTGGAAGTGAACGTTGGTGTCGACCATCCCGTGGCAGATGAGCAAGGCGCCCTCGAGCCCTTCCGCGAAATAGATTGGTGAGCTGCGCGCATACGCTTCCGCGTCCTCCTGCGGAACGTTCAGAATGTTCGAGGTGTATCGGTGGTTGTAGTGAGCCCAGTCGGTGACCGGCCGGAGCGCCGCGCCCGCCGCGAAGACGTCCGGTTGCGTGAACATCGCCATGAGCGTGAGGAATCCACCGTAGCTGCCGCCGTAGACGCCGAGGCGCTTGGGGTCGGCATCGTGCTCCTCTACCAGGTACTTCGCGCCGTCCACGATGTCGTCGAGATCCTTGGCGCCCATGTGGCGATAGACGGCCGTGCGCCAGTCGCGGCCATAGCCCGCGCTCCCGCGGTAATCGATGTCGAGCACCACGTATCCGCGTGATGCGAGCAGATGATGAAACATGTATTCGCGGTAATAACTAGACCAGTAACGATGGGCGTTCTGCAGATAGCCGGCACCATGGATGAAGATCACCGCAGGGCGCTTCGTGTCGCGCCTGGCACGCAGCATTTCCGGCGTATACAGGCGTGCCCGGACCTGGGCACCATCGCGCGCCTGGAACGTGACGATCTTTGGATCGAGCCAAGGAAACGACTGCCACTCCGCTGATGTGCTCGTCGTGACCTGGATCATGCGGGGCACTGCGCCGCCGGCCGGTGTGTCACCGAGCGGCATCAGGTAAACCTCCGGCGGCTTGTTGCCAGCCGAGTGCACGATGCCCGCCATCGTCCCGTCAGGTGACGGCTCGAAAACGTGATGGCCGGTGGCCCCGGTGACGCGGGCTGGCTGCCCGCCGGCCGCTGGCACGGCGTAGATCTGTCGCTCGCCAGCATCCGCCTGCGTCGACGAGATGTAAAAGCGGCCGCCATCCTGCGACAGCGTCACCTCGTCTACCTCCCAGCGGCCAGCCGTCAAGGCCTGGGCGGCTGGCTTCTCTGCGGTTGCGTCGACCAGATAGAGATGTCTCCAATCGCCACGCTCGGCAAGGAAATACATGTGGCGGCTAT contains:
- a CDS encoding prolyl oligopeptidase family serine peptidase, with the protein product MEAAPKKSEPRTTRSQQYLEREEAKLLEHVREVVRREKEAEERQKRREPPRLELGERQSVEDAALDASERYAYVLVSERPANAATANVPDYLTESAYTEDIRTRTKVGDAQETRSLAVLDLHTRKATWVRWPDAPPEQTRLEQGRPASRTADATTPDAAPRAIEEAAEEDEQEDGVVAQKSAQKPAPKPTAGPAGTSAAAPTVNWLDLRLSNDSRHAIAVLRSSDNKDRWIVRIIPESGATRVLDHEHDEAWVRRDQRVGWLPDSRHMYFLAERGDWRHLYLVDATAEKPAAQALTAGRWEVDEVTLSQDGGRFYISSTQADAGERQIYAVPAAGGQPARVTGATGHHVFEPSPDGTMAGIVHSAGNKPPEVYLMPLGDTPAGGAVPRMIQVTTSTSAEWQSFPWLDPKIVTFQARDGAQVRARLYTPEMLRARRDTKRPAVIFIHGAGYLQNAHRYWSSYYREYMFHHLLASRGYVVLDIDYRGSAGYGRDWRTAVYRHMGAKDLDDIVDGAKYLVEEHDADPKRLGVYGGSYGGFLTLMAMFTQPDVFAAGAALRPVTDWAHYNHRYTSNILNVPQEDAEAYARSSPIYFAEGLEGALLICHGMVDTNVHFQDSVRLAQRLIELGKENWELAVYPAENHSFEEQTSWADEYRRILKLFEENLKAAPSGDTPSDRIP